Genomic DNA from Streptomyces venezuelae:
GAGCCGGTGGCCGGGGTGTCGGCGCTCACCGAGACGTTCGTACGGGAACGGCCGCTGCTTGAGGGCGCGTCCAGCGGACTCACCGCGGAGGGCGGCAGTCGGCTCGGGACGGTCACCGTCGACGACGCCGCCGTCTTCACGGCACGGTTCCCGTCCGGCGCGCTCGCCTCCTTCGAGGCGACGCGCTTCGCCGCGGGCCGCAAGAACGCGCTGCGGCTCGAAATCAACGGCTCCGAGGGCTCGTTGGCCTTCGACCTGGAGCGCCTGAACGAGCTCTCCTTCCACGACCACACCGAGCCCGCCGCGTCGTCCGGGTTCCGCCGCATCCTGGTGACCGAGCCCGACCATCCGTACGTGGACGCCTGGTGGCCGCCGGGTCACGGCCTCGGCTACGAGCACACCTTCGTGCACCAGGCCCGCGACCTGCTGCAGGCCATCGCCACTGGGGCGCGGCCCGAACCGTCCTTCGCCGACGGCCTGTCCGTGCAGCGGGTGCTCGCCGCGGTGGAGGAGAGCGCGGCGAAGAACTCCGTGTACACGCTGATCCCCGCCTGAGGAGGCCCCGCCATGCCCCGTAGGTTCACGCTCTTCACCGGCCAGTGGGCCGACCTGCCGCTCGAAGAGGTCTGCTCCCTCGCCCGCGACTTCGGCTACGACGGCCTCGAACTCGCCTGCTGGGGAGACCACTTCGAGGTCGACAAGGCGCTCGCCGACCCCACATACCTGGACGGGCGGCACGCGCTGCTCGACAAGTACGGGCTCAAATGCTGGGCGATCTCCAACCACCTGGTCGGCCAGGCCGTCTGCGACGCGATCATCGACGAGCGGCACCGGGCGATCCTGCCCGCCCGCATCTGGGGCGACGGCGAGGCGGAAGGGGTGCGGCAGCGGGCCGCCGCCGAGATCAAGGACACGGCGCGGGCTGCCGCCGCCTTCGGCGTCGACACGGTCGTCGGTTTCACGGGTTCCTCGATCTGGCACCTGGTCGCGATGTTCCCGCCGGCTCCCGAGTCGATGATCGAGCGCGGGTACGAGGACTTCGCCGAGCGCTGGAACCCGATTCTCGACGTCTTCGACGCGGAGGGCGTGCGGTTCGCCCACGAGGTGCACCCCTCGGAAATCGCTTACGACTACTGGACCACGCACAAGGCCCTGGCAGCCGTCGGTCACCGCCCCGCCTTCGGGCTGAAC
This window encodes:
- a CDS encoding sugar phosphate isomerase/epimerase family protein, yielding MPRRFTLFTGQWADLPLEEVCSLARDFGYDGLELACWGDHFEVDKALADPTYLDGRHALLDKYGLKCWAISNHLVGQAVCDAIIDERHRAILPARIWGDGEAEGVRQRAAAEIKDTARAAAAFGVDTVVGFTGSSIWHLVAMFPPAPESMIERGYEDFAERWNPILDVFDAEGVRFAHEVHPSEIAYDYWTTHKALAAVGHRPAFGLNFDPSHFVWQDLDPVGFLYDFRDRIYHVDCKEARRRLDGRNGRLGSHLPWGDPRRGWDFVSAGHGDVPWEDVFRMLRSIAYDGPVSVEWEDAGMDRLQGAPEALTRLKAFDFEAPSASFDAAFGGSDRTD